From the Amycolatopsis thermoflava N1165 genome, one window contains:
- a CDS encoding amino acid ABC transporter permease, with product MSNVLFDIPGPKARARYRVLAVLGTLIVAAVIAYIIWRFIDSGQFSARRWEWLQYAQVQRDLLDALLATLQAFALGAVLALVFGAIFAAGRLSDHAWVRGVSTGIVEFFRAIPLLILMFLFYYGAPALGISLPPFAAVVLGLTLYNGSVLAEVFRAGILALPKGQSEAAYALGMRKTQVMTLVLIPQAVRSMLPTIISQLVVLLKDTALGFLVTYPELLYYARYIGSQGTFGRPIVPSTLVVAAMYIALCLLLTALANYIERRQRRSKKHVEVERPPTTEDVVGVA from the coding sequence ATGAGCAACGTCCTGTTCGACATCCCCGGTCCCAAGGCCCGCGCCCGCTACCGCGTGCTCGCCGTCCTGGGCACCCTCATCGTCGCCGCGGTGATCGCCTACATCATCTGGCGGTTCATCGACAGCGGCCAGTTCTCCGCCCGCCGCTGGGAGTGGCTGCAGTACGCCCAGGTCCAGCGCGACCTGCTCGACGCCCTGCTCGCCACCCTGCAGGCATTCGCCCTCGGCGCCGTGCTGGCCCTGGTGTTCGGCGCGATCTTCGCCGCAGGCCGCCTGTCCGACCACGCCTGGGTCCGCGGCGTCTCCACCGGAATCGTGGAGTTCTTCCGCGCCATCCCGCTGCTGATCCTGATGTTCCTCTTCTACTACGGCGCACCCGCGCTGGGCATCTCCCTGCCGCCGTTCGCCGCCGTGGTGCTTGGCCTGACCCTGTACAACGGGTCGGTGCTGGCGGAGGTGTTCCGCGCCGGCATCCTGGCGCTGCCGAAGGGCCAGAGCGAGGCGGCGTACGCGCTGGGCATGCGCAAGACGCAGGTGATGACGCTCGTCCTGATCCCGCAGGCGGTCCGGTCGATGCTGCCGACCATCATCAGCCAGCTCGTGGTGCTGCTCAAGGACACCGCGCTCGGGTTCCTGGTCACCTACCCCGAGCTGCTGTACTATGCCCGCTACATCGGCTCGCAGGGCACGTTCGGCCGCCCGATCGTGCCGTCCACGCTGGTGGTCGCGGCGATGTACATCGCGCTGTGCCTGCTGCTCACCGCGCTGGCGAACTACATCGAACGCCGCCAGCGGCGCAGCAAGAAACACGTGGAGGTCGAGCGCCCGCCGACGACCGAGGACGTCGTGGGCGTGGCCTGA
- a CDS encoding amino acid ABC transporter permease, with product MDVLLDNLDLYGPFFWTTIKLFLISGVASLIFGTFLAGLRVSPVPVFRAVGATYVTLIRNTPLTLVFVFLVFAYPLLDIVDLSYFTAAVVSLTLYTSAFICEVVRSGINTVPVGQAEAARALGLTFTQILGQIVLPQAIRSVVPPLMSMLIALLKNTTIAAGFSVAEAGAIRQYLSERGDNQLVGLLWVALGFIILVAVLSFIQRTLEKRWSVAR from the coding sequence ATGGACGTCCTGCTCGACAACTTGGACCTCTACGGTCCGTTCTTCTGGACCACGATCAAGCTGTTCCTGATATCCGGCGTGGCTAGCCTGATCTTCGGCACCTTCCTGGCCGGCCTTCGGGTGAGCCCGGTCCCGGTGTTCCGCGCCGTCGGCGCCACCTACGTGACACTGATCCGCAACACCCCGCTGACGCTGGTGTTCGTGTTCCTGGTGTTCGCCTACCCGCTGCTCGACATCGTCGACCTGAGCTACTTCACCGCCGCGGTCGTGTCGCTGACCCTGTACACCTCGGCGTTCATCTGCGAGGTCGTCCGCTCGGGCATCAACACCGTCCCCGTCGGCCAGGCCGAAGCCGCCCGCGCGCTCGGGCTGACCTTCACCCAGATCCTCGGCCAGATCGTGCTGCCCCAGGCCATCCGCTCGGTGGTGCCGCCGCTGATGAGCATGCTCATCGCGCTGCTGAAGAACACCACCATCGCCGCCGGGTTCTCCGTCGCCGAGGCCGGTGCGATCCGCCAGTACCTGTCCGAGCGCGGTGACAACCAGCTGGTCGGCCTGCTGTGGGTCGCCCTCGGGTTCATCATCCTGGTCGCGGTCCTGTCCTTCATCCAGCGGACCCTCGAGAAGCGCTGGAGCGTGGCGCGATGA
- a CDS encoding glutamate ABC transporter substrate-binding protein, producing the protein MKIRTLAAGLLVGALTLTACGKEGTPSGGTGDTGTDAAALPTYTVAQNVDVAGSPTFAKIKGAGKLTIGVKDDQPGLGLKDPTTGKFQGFDIEIAKMVAAGLGFDESKITFTTVDSAAREAAITNGNVDYYVGTYTITDKRKTQVSFAGPYFMAGQDLLVRKDDTSITGPETLKGKKVCSVTGSTPIQRVRDQQLTEAGNIVEFQKYSQCVEKLITKEVDAVTTDDAILKGFAAQDPDNLKVVGKTFSQEPYGIGLPRDDAALRGKVDDLLQAAIDDGTWQKIYDATLGKSGSAATPPAIQRY; encoded by the coding sequence ATGAAGATCCGCACCCTGGCAGCGGGCCTGCTGGTCGGCGCCCTGACGCTGACCGCTTGCGGCAAGGAGGGGACCCCCTCCGGCGGCACCGGGGACACCGGAACCGACGCCGCCGCGCTGCCCACCTACACGGTGGCCCAGAACGTGGACGTGGCCGGCTCGCCGACCTTCGCCAAGATCAAGGGCGCAGGCAAGCTGACCATCGGCGTGAAGGACGACCAGCCGGGCCTGGGCCTGAAGGACCCGACGACCGGCAAGTTCCAGGGTTTCGACATCGAGATCGCCAAGATGGTCGCCGCGGGCCTCGGCTTCGACGAGAGCAAGATCACCTTCACCACGGTCGACTCGGCCGCGCGTGAAGCCGCGATCACCAACGGCAACGTCGACTACTACGTCGGCACCTACACCATCACCGACAAGCGCAAGACCCAGGTGTCCTTCGCCGGCCCGTACTTCATGGCCGGGCAGGACCTGCTGGTGCGCAAGGACGACACCTCGATCACCGGCCCGGAGACGCTGAAGGGCAAGAAGGTCTGCTCGGTGACCGGGTCGACCCCGATCCAGCGCGTGCGCGACCAGCAGCTGACCGAGGCCGGGAACATCGTCGAGTTCCAGAAGTACTCGCAGTGCGTGGAGAAGCTGATCACCAAGGAGGTGGACGCCGTCACCACCGACGACGCCATCCTCAAGGGCTTCGCCGCCCAGGACCCGGACAACCTGAAGGTCGTCGGCAAGACGTTCTCGCAGGAGCCGTACGGCATCGGCCTGCCCCGTGACGACGCCGCGCTGCGCGGCAAGGTGGACGACCTGCTGCAGGCCGCCATCGACGACGGCACCTGGCAGAAGATCTACGACGCCACCCTCGGCAAGTCCGGCTCGGCCGCGACGCCTCCGGCGATCCAGCGCTACTGA
- a CDS encoding amino acid ABC transporter ATP-binding protein — protein MIRAAGVNKFFGDLHVLKDINLEVPKGQVVVVLGPSGSGKSTLCRAINRLEPINSGEIEVDGQPLPAEGKALAALRAEVGMVFQSFNLFAHKTIVENVMLAPVKVRKVGQDEARKTAMQLLDRVGIANQAQKYPAQLSGGQQQRAAIARALAMRPKVMLFDEPTSALDPEMVQEVLDTMTGLAKEGMTMLVVTHEMGFARRAANRVVFMSDGEIVEDASPDEFFTKPKSDRAKDFLGKILTH, from the coding sequence ATGATCAGGGCTGCGGGCGTGAACAAGTTCTTCGGTGACCTGCACGTGCTCAAGGACATCAACCTCGAGGTGCCCAAGGGCCAGGTCGTCGTGGTGCTCGGCCCGTCCGGGTCCGGCAAGTCGACGCTGTGCCGCGCGATCAACCGGCTGGAGCCGATCAACTCCGGCGAGATCGAGGTGGACGGGCAGCCGCTGCCCGCGGAGGGCAAGGCGCTGGCCGCGCTGCGCGCCGAGGTCGGCATGGTGTTCCAGTCGTTCAACCTGTTCGCGCACAAGACCATCGTCGAGAACGTGATGCTCGCGCCGGTGAAGGTCCGCAAGGTCGGGCAGGACGAGGCGCGCAAGACCGCGATGCAGCTGCTGGACCGGGTGGGCATCGCGAACCAGGCGCAGAAGTACCCGGCTCAGCTGTCGGGCGGTCAGCAGCAGCGTGCGGCGATCGCGCGGGCGCTGGCGATGAGGCCGAAGGTGATGCTGTTCGACGAGCCCACCTCGGCGCTGGACCCGGAGATGGTCCAGGAGGTCCTGGACACGATGACCGGGCTGGCGAAGGAAGGCATGACGATGCTCGTGGTCACGCACGAGATGGGCTTCGCCCGTCGCGCGGCGAACCGCGTGGTGTTCATGTCCGACGGGGAGATCGTCGAGGACGCGTCGCCGGACGAGTTCTTCACCAAGCCGAAGTCGGACCGCGCCAAGGACTTCCTCGGCAAGATCCTGACGCACTAG
- the miaB gene encoding tRNA (N6-isopentenyl adenosine(37)-C2)-methylthiotransferase MiaB — protein MNGGKTYQIRTFGCQMNVHDSERLAGQLEEAGYVPAGADDAPDLVVFNTCAVRENADNKLYGTLGHLRPAKDANPDMQIAVGGCLAQKDRGEIVKRAPWVDVVFGTHNIGALPVLLERARHNAEAEVEILESLETFPSTLPARRESAYSGWVSISVGCNNTCTFCIVPSLRGKERDRRPGEVLAEVEALVAEGVLEVTLLGQNVNSYGVEFGERDAFSKLLRACGGIDGLERVRFTSPHPAAFTDDVIDAMAETPNVCPQLHMPLQSGSDRILREMRRSYRSSRFLSILDKVRDRIPDAAITTDIIVGFPGETEEDFQATLDVVREARFSSAFTFQYSKRPGTPAAELPDQLPKQVVQERYDRLVELVNEIAWDENKKLVGRKVELLVAEGEGRKDTETRRMSGRARDGRLVHFTPTGSAIEGSVRPGDVVETVVTYGAPHHLVADGDLLSHRRTRAGDNVEAGRRPKTDGVSLGLPSFGRPAPQPVTTGGCGL, from the coding sequence ATGAACGGTGGCAAAACCTACCAGATCCGCACGTTCGGCTGCCAGATGAACGTGCACGACTCCGAGCGGCTCGCGGGCCAGCTGGAGGAGGCGGGCTACGTTCCGGCGGGCGCGGACGACGCGCCCGACCTCGTCGTGTTCAACACGTGCGCGGTGCGCGAGAACGCGGACAACAAGCTCTACGGCACCCTCGGGCACCTGCGCCCGGCCAAGGACGCCAACCCGGACATGCAGATCGCCGTCGGCGGCTGCCTCGCCCAGAAGGACCGCGGCGAGATCGTCAAGCGCGCCCCGTGGGTGGACGTCGTGTTCGGCACCCACAACATCGGCGCCCTGCCGGTGCTGCTGGAACGCGCCCGGCACAACGCCGAGGCCGAGGTGGAGATCCTCGAGTCGCTGGAGACGTTTCCCTCGACGCTGCCCGCGCGGCGCGAGTCGGCCTACTCGGGCTGGGTCTCGATCTCCGTGGGCTGCAACAACACCTGCACCTTCTGCATCGTGCCGTCGCTGCGCGGCAAGGAGCGCGACCGGCGGCCCGGCGAGGTCCTGGCCGAGGTCGAGGCGCTCGTCGCCGAGGGCGTGCTGGAAGTGACGCTGCTCGGGCAGAACGTCAACTCCTACGGCGTCGAGTTCGGCGAGCGGGACGCCTTCTCCAAGCTGCTGCGCGCCTGCGGCGGCATCGACGGCCTGGAGCGGGTCCGCTTCACCTCGCCGCACCCGGCGGCGTTCACCGACGACGTCATCGACGCGATGGCCGAGACCCCGAACGTCTGCCCGCAGCTGCACATGCCGCTGCAGTCCGGTTCGGACCGCATCCTGCGCGAGATGCGCCGCTCCTACCGGTCCAGCCGGTTCCTGTCCATTCTGGACAAGGTGCGGGACCGGATCCCGGACGCGGCCATCACCACCGACATCATCGTCGGGTTCCCCGGCGAGACCGAGGAGGACTTCCAGGCCACGCTCGACGTCGTGCGCGAGGCCCGGTTCTCCAGCGCGTTCACCTTCCAGTACTCCAAGCGCCCCGGAACCCCCGCGGCCGAGCTGCCGGACCAGCTGCCCAAGCAGGTCGTGCAGGAGCGCTACGACCGGCTGGTCGAGCTGGTCAACGAGATCGCCTGGGACGAGAACAAGAAGCTGGTCGGGCGCAAGGTCGAGCTGCTGGTCGCCGAAGGCGAGGGCCGCAAGGACACCGAGACCCGGCGGATGAGCGGGCGCGCCCGCGACGGCAGGCTGGTGCACTTCACGCCGACCGGGTCCGCGATCGAGGGTTCGGTGCGGCCGGGTGACGTGGTCGAAACCGTGGTCACCTACGGCGCGCCGCACCACCTCGTCGCCGACGGCGACCTGCTGTCGCACCGGCGCACCCGCGCCGGTGACAACGTGGAGGCGGGCCGCCGGCCCAAGACCGACGGGGTCAGCCTCGGGCTGCCGTCGTTCGGCCGTCCGGCGCCCCAGCCGGTGACGACGGGCGGGTGCGGACTGTGA
- a CDS encoding membrane protein, producing MSESDYDRLGTDVDEVVTKASRTVELGRRGFVIAVLVFVLLVGQLLPWVGPHVGWQVLLGQGGGIPQLFAVTSTVIGVLASALTLMTRRWWLSWVCAMGGWFASVDGLLAIWSQQSSVANGATGRGPGIGMVIALVAIILLAAQWMRTAWSRT from the coding sequence GTGAGCGAGAGCGACTACGACCGGCTGGGCACCGACGTCGACGAGGTCGTCACCAAGGCCTCCCGCACCGTCGAGCTGGGCCGGCGCGGGTTCGTCATCGCGGTGCTGGTGTTCGTGCTGCTGGTGGGGCAGCTGTTGCCGTGGGTCGGTCCGCACGTGGGCTGGCAGGTGCTGCTCGGGCAGGGCGGCGGCATCCCGCAGCTGTTCGCGGTCACGTCCACGGTGATCGGCGTGCTGGCCTCCGCGCTGACGCTGATGACGCGCCGCTGGTGGCTGTCGTGGGTGTGCGCGATGGGCGGCTGGTTCGCCTCCGTCGACGGGCTGCTGGCGATCTGGTCGCAGCAGTCGTCAGTCGCCAACGGCGCCACCGGGCGCGGTCCCGGCATCGGCATGGTGATCGCGCTGGTCGCGATCATCCTGCTGGCCGCCCAGTGGATGCGCACCGCCTGGTCCCGCACCTGA
- a CDS encoding LysR family transcriptional regulator — protein MDLRRLASFLAVAEEGHFGRAAARLFLSPPAVTAHVQQLERELGVPLFERAPVRLTPAGHRFLGHARGLVDAANAAITDMADLAEHSDDTLRVGVMGHGSAELTPAVISAFRHLRPQVRLTLEALTFTEHTSALLEHRVDVAFVRPAVTDERVTVDVLTTEARIVVIPAHSELAAAGELRLADVLDLPFVALPPHTPRPFTDYLYFTEARGGEAPRPGPDHAVTPQEVLMSVAAGRGAGSALSSFARFYRWPGTVCVPVVDAPWDHSVLATRTGDRDPHVQLFRGLARSLAPRFASGAGPGGAHPLGGQQDDRDQRDHHADAGTAPGGAVGD, from the coding sequence GTGGATCTGCGCCGCCTTGCCTCGTTTCTGGCGGTGGCCGAAGAAGGGCACTTCGGCCGGGCCGCGGCGCGCCTTTTCCTCTCCCCGCCGGCCGTGACCGCCCACGTCCAGCAGCTCGAGCGCGAGCTGGGCGTGCCGCTGTTCGAGCGCGCCCCGGTGCGGCTCACCCCGGCCGGGCACCGCTTCCTCGGCCACGCCCGCGGCCTGGTCGACGCGGCCAACGCCGCCATCACCGACATGGCGGACCTCGCCGAGCACTCCGACGACACCCTGCGCGTCGGCGTCATGGGCCACGGCTCGGCCGAGCTGACCCCGGCCGTCATCAGCGCCTTCCGCCACCTGCGGCCGCAGGTGCGCCTCACCCTGGAGGCCCTCACCTTCACCGAGCACACCAGCGCGCTGCTCGAACACCGCGTCGATGTGGCCTTCGTGCGGCCGGCGGTCACCGACGAGCGGGTCACGGTCGACGTGCTCACCACGGAGGCCCGCATCGTCGTCATCCCGGCGCACTCCGAGCTGGCCGCGGCCGGCGAGCTGCGCCTCGCGGACGTGTTGGACCTGCCGTTCGTCGCGCTGCCGCCGCACACACCGCGGCCGTTCACGGACTACCTGTACTTCACCGAGGCCCGCGGCGGCGAGGCGCCGCGCCCGGGACCGGACCACGCGGTCACCCCGCAGGAGGTGCTGATGAGCGTCGCGGCAGGGCGGGGCGCCGGTTCGGCGCTCAGCTCGTTCGCGCGCTTCTACCGCTGGCCCGGCACCGTGTGCGTGCCGGTCGTGGACGCGCCGTGGGACCACAGCGTGCTCGCCACCCGCACCGGCGACCGCGACCCGCACGTGCAGCTGTTCCGCGGCCTCGCCCGGTCGCTGGCCCCGCGGTTCGCCTCAGGTGCGGGACCAGGCGGTGCGCATCCACTGGGCGGCCAGCAGGATGATCGCGACCAGCGCGATCACCATGCCGATGCCGGGACCGCGCCCGGTGGCGCCGTTGGCGACTGA
- a CDS encoding MFS transporter, translating into MTECALLPATRRAWPRAAWLITAVGWGANQFSPLLGAYRREMGLSAATVTGLFAIYVLGLVPGLLLGGPGADRYGRRPVVLGAVVLSALATGALLLGEMGVPWLGVGRFASGFAMGAVLAAGSAWVKELSHPPHDDTAEGTGARRASLFLSAGFGIGGLVAALIAQWAPLDVAYLPHFVLSAVALVAALKVPETAPRAQPGKRVTGIRDPRFRRMVVPVAPWVFAAPATGFAVLPSLVESRLGDVETVFAGAAIAVVLGAGLLIQPVGRRLAARAILLPALIGLAAVGTGMLLGLAAAVSAQPAVALLADAALGCGYGLCVTFGLTEIARIAPPAGLARLASVWWALTYVGFCAPYVFALLTQVTTPPVILGSAAALAFLTGAGVALRHRTAPS; encoded by the coding sequence ATGACGGAGTGTGCCCTGCTGCCCGCGACCCGGCGGGCCTGGCCGCGGGCCGCCTGGTTGATCACCGCCGTGGGGTGGGGCGCCAACCAGTTCTCGCCGCTGCTCGGGGCCTACCGGCGCGAGATGGGCCTCTCCGCGGCGACCGTGACCGGGCTCTTCGCGATCTACGTCCTCGGCCTGGTGCCCGGCCTGCTACTCGGCGGCCCGGGCGCGGACCGCTACGGTCGACGGCCCGTGGTGCTCGGCGCGGTCGTCCTCTCGGCGCTCGCGACCGGGGCGCTTCTGCTCGGCGAAATGGGTGTGCCGTGGTTGGGGGTGGGGCGCTTCGCCTCGGGGTTCGCCATGGGGGCGGTCCTCGCGGCGGGCAGTGCCTGGGTGAAGGAGCTGTCGCACCCGCCGCACGACGACACAGCCGAGGGGACCGGCGCGCGCCGGGCGAGTCTGTTCCTCTCCGCCGGCTTCGGGATCGGCGGGCTGGTCGCCGCGCTGATCGCGCAGTGGGCGCCGCTGGACGTCGCCTACCTGCCGCACTTCGTGTTGTCCGCGGTCGCGCTCGTCGCGGCGCTCAAGGTGCCGGAGACCGCGCCCCGCGCACAGCCCGGCAAGCGCGTGACCGGCATCCGCGACCCGCGCTTCCGGCGCATGGTCGTCCCGGTCGCGCCGTGGGTCTTCGCCGCGCCCGCGACCGGGTTCGCCGTGCTGCCGTCACTGGTGGAGTCGCGCCTCGGCGACGTCGAGACGGTCTTCGCGGGCGCCGCGATAGCCGTCGTGCTGGGGGCCGGGCTGCTGATCCAGCCGGTCGGCAGGCGCCTCGCCGCACGCGCGATCCTGCTGCCCGCGCTGATCGGGCTCGCCGCGGTCGGCACCGGGATGCTCCTCGGCCTCGCCGCGGCCGTGTCCGCGCAACCCGCCGTCGCGTTGCTGGCCGACGCGGCACTTGGCTGCGGGTACGGGCTGTGCGTGACCTTCGGCCTCACCGAGATCGCGCGCATCGCCCCGCCCGCGGGCCTGGCCCGGCTGGCCTCCGTGTGGTGGGCGCTCACCTACGTCGGGTTCTGCGCGCCGTACGTGTTCGCGCTGCTCACGCAGGTCACGACACCACCGGTGATCCTCGGGTCCGCGGCGGCGCTGGCGTTCCTGACCGGCGCGGGCGTGGCGCTGCGGCACCGGACAGCGCCATCATGA
- a CDS encoding TetR/AcrR family transcriptional regulator, with translation MEPSRTRRRGAALEDAILQAAADELTESGFAALTMDKVAARAGTNKNALYRRWPNRLALGVAAYQRLTRSVPVPDTGNLRDDALALLRGANRHWSSPLGAILRELIAAAGGASELLGQLQDPAEGAAAPWLTILERAAERGEVSPAALNHRVATVAIVLLRNEFVVRGVPTAPDEVLVEIVDEVYLPLVRSK, from the coding sequence ATGGAGCCGTCCCGGACCCGCAGGCGGGGAGCCGCACTGGAGGACGCGATCCTCCAGGCGGCGGCGGACGAACTGACCGAGTCCGGGTTCGCCGCGCTGACCATGGACAAGGTCGCCGCGCGCGCGGGCACCAACAAGAACGCCCTGTACCGCCGCTGGCCGAACCGGCTCGCTCTCGGAGTTGCCGCCTACCAGCGGCTCACGAGATCGGTGCCGGTGCCGGACACCGGCAACCTCCGCGACGACGCCCTCGCCCTGCTGCGTGGCGCCAACCGGCACTGGAGCTCCCCGCTCGGCGCGATCCTGCGCGAGCTGATCGCCGCGGCCGGGGGCGCCTCGGAACTCCTGGGGCAACTGCAGGACCCCGCCGAGGGGGCGGCCGCGCCGTGGCTGACCATCCTGGAACGCGCTGCCGAACGCGGGGAGGTGTCACCGGCCGCGCTGAACCACCGCGTCGCCACGGTGGCGATCGTGTTGCTGCGCAACGAGTTCGTCGTGCGGGGCGTGCCCACCGCGCCAGACGAAGTGTTGGTCGAGATCGTCGACGAGGTCTACCTGCCGCTGGTGCGGTCGAAGTGA